From one bacterium genomic stretch:
- the fusA gene encoding elongation factor G: MAAVKEYGTENIRNIVLLSHGGVGKTTLAEAMLYSSGALTRMGSVDDGNTASDYHSAEIDRKSSVQLSLLIAESEGTKINILDTPGYSDFIGEVISGVSVTDAGVILVSAQSAVEVGTQKAWDHINGKPAIFLVNRMDRENADYSKALKELQDAFGNEVAPIAIPIGSSDSFNGVIDLLAHKAYSYERGGKGLGKEIDIPTNLEDQIDEFRMQLMEAVAESDDKLLEKYFETGELSEEELINGLNKAVAAGKLYPVIPISASQNIGTDLVFNAIINLVPNPKVAGKVMAKKAVGDEDYSEAIEIDSNGHTSALVYKVFSEEHVGKLTYFRVYSGTVENGSELYNPIRGISERVGTIYVARGKERMEVKTLEAGDIGITVKLKGTGIGDTLCEKSKPIIFPPIDFPKPVIDVAVKAKQKGEEEKIATGLARLAEEDTTFSYEVDSELKQTLLHGQGELQLNMIVGKLKEQFGVDVELGKPKIKYRETIRKTSEAQGRHKKQTGGRGQFGDVWLRLEPLPRGEGYEFTNEISGGVVPGKFIPAVDKGVGEIMKDGVVAGFKVVDMRVALYDGSYHSVDSSEMAFKIAAHLGVKAAFDKADPYLLEPIDDVEIIVPEEFTGDVMGDISSRRGKISGMEPIGSFTKVKSQVPQAELYKYSTILRSLTQGRGYFTREFSHYAEVPYETAQKVIEESKQAKEEE, encoded by the coding sequence GTGGCAGCGGTAAAAGAATACGGGACAGAAAACATTCGTAATATAGTCCTTTTATCTCATGGTGGTGTGGGTAAAACGACTCTCGCAGAGGCTATGCTTTATTCAAGTGGAGCTTTAACACGCATGGGCTCTGTCGATGATGGGAACACTGCAAGTGATTACCATTCTGCCGAAATAGACAGAAAAAGTTCGGTTCAGCTTTCTCTTTTGATTGCCGAATCTGAAGGCACTAAAATTAATATTCTCGATACCCCGGGTTATTCGGATTTTATCGGCGAGGTTATCAGCGGGGTTAGTGTAACCGATGCAGGAGTTATTTTAGTTTCCGCACAAAGCGCGGTCGAGGTTGGTACTCAGAAGGCATGGGATCATATCAATGGCAAACCGGCTATTTTCCTTGTTAATCGTATGGATAGAGAAAACGCTGATTATTCGAAGGCTCTTAAAGAACTCCAAGACGCTTTCGGAAACGAGGTAGCGCCTATTGCCATACCTATAGGTTCTTCTGACTCTTTTAACGGAGTGATAGATCTTCTTGCTCATAAGGCTTATTCATATGAGCGGGGTGGCAAAGGGTTAGGTAAAGAGATAGATATACCGACCAATCTCGAGGACCAAATAGACGAATTTCGTATGCAGCTTATGGAGGCTGTCGCCGAGTCGGACGATAAACTCTTAGAGAAATATTTTGAAACCGGCGAACTTTCTGAGGAAGAACTTATTAACGGTCTTAACAAGGCAGTTGCCGCAGGTAAGCTCTATCCGGTTATTCCTATTAGTGCTTCTCAGAATATTGGGACAGACCTTGTATTTAACGCTATAATTAATTTGGTTCCAAATCCCAAGGTTGCCGGTAAAGTCATGGCTAAAAAGGCTGTCGGTGACGAGGATTATTCTGAGGCTATCGAGATTGATTCCAATGGTCATACAAGTGCCCTTGTTTATAAGGTCTTCTCCGAAGAGCATGTTGGAAAACTCACTTATTTTCGCGTATATTCTGGGACAGTCGAGAATGGGAGTGAACTTTATAATCCTATTCGGGGCATTAGTGAGCGGGTTGGAACTATCTATGTTGCTCGGGGTAAAGAGCGTATGGAGGTTAAAACTCTAGAAGCCGGAGATATTGGCATTACAGTTAAACTCAAGGGAACTGGAATAGGTGATACGCTATGCGAGAAGAGTAAACCTATTATATTCCCTCCCATCGATTTTCCAAAGCCTGTTATCGATGTTGCAGTTAAAGCCAAGCAGAAAGGCGAAGAGGAGAAGATTGCCACCGGTCTTGCGCGCCTTGCCGAAGAGGACACGACGTTTAGTTACGAGGTTGATTCTGAGCTTAAACAGACACTTCTGCATGGACAGGGAGAGCTTCAGCTCAATATGATAGTTGGTAAACTTAAGGAGCAATTTGGTGTGGATGTAGAGCTTGGCAAGCCTAAGATAAAGTATCGTGAGACTATCCGTAAAACTTCAGAAGCTCAGGGTCGCCATAAGAAACAAACCGGTGGTCGAGGTCAGTTTGGGGATGTTTGGTTACGTCTCGAACCGCTTCCGCGCGGCGAGGGATATGAATTTACGAATGAGATCAGCGGTGGAGTTGTCCCCGGAAAGTTTATTCCTGCTGTTGATAAGGGTGTTGGAGAGATTATGAAAGACGGTGTTGTTGCCGGTTTTAAGGTAGTCGATATGCGTGTAGCCCTTTATGATGGCAGTTACCACTCGGTTGACTCGTCGGAAATGGCATTCAAGATAGCCGCGCACCTCGGCGTAAAGGCGGCTTTTGACAAGGCAGATCCTTATCTTCTCGAGCCGATCGATGATGTTGAGATAATTGTTCCCGAGGAGTTCACTGGTGATGTAATGGGAGATATTTCTTCCAGAAGGGGAAAGATCAGTGGTATGGAGCCGATTGGAAGCTTCACCAAGGTTAAATCTCAAGTTCCGCAGGCAGAATTATATAAATACTCTACTATTTTAAGGAGTCTTACTCAGGGTAGAGGCTATTTCACTCGCGAATTCAGTCATTATGCTGAGGTTCCTTATGAAACTGCTCAGAAGGTTATCGAGGAATCAAAGCAGGCTAAAGAAGAAGAATAA
- a CDS encoding winged helix-turn-helix transcriptional regulator gives MIDVSRDKLDRIAGILRVLGHPDRLRILACLIHEGCFVKELATKLNLPQSTVSQHLRVMTDRGILVSERDGVKVCYYPLDSIAKSVAELVIPLCKK, from the coding sequence ATGATAGATGTATCCAGAGATAAGTTAGATCGTATAGCGGGCATTTTAAGGGTTTTAGGCCACCCCGATAGATTGAGAATACTTGCCTGTCTTATTCACGAAGGTTGTTTCGTTAAAGAACTCGCGACCAAACTCAATCTTCCTCAATCGACTGTATCCCAGCATCTTAGAGTTATGACCGACCGAGGTATTTTAGTAAGCGAACGCGACGGAGTCAAGGTTTGTTATTATCCTTTGGATTCTATAGCCAAAAGCGTAGCTGAACTTGTTATTCCTTTGTGTAAAAAATGA